One stretch of Chiloscyllium plagiosum isolate BGI_BamShark_2017 chromosome 17, ASM401019v2, whole genome shotgun sequence DNA includes these proteins:
- the zgc:165481 gene encoding E3 ubiquitin-protein ligase RNF182, translating into MSYSQTEGDKSISSADLECKICYQKYNGHNRKPKILDCLHRVCAKCLNKILLISDGSHCISCPFCRHETEVHEDEIATLPDDTNIMCKLTARDKTTWNSGCKEVVLTPKNLTSSSSTLGSSNCLVITIREVQRNSPRTPSRHTTSDYYVDRSLDTMSVTSQSRIDQDVFSKICNRVPKILVWLLGFFYFSSLPLGIYLLVIQKVTLGIVCVSLVPSSLTVCLVYGFCQCLCQGICDCSSRS; encoded by the coding sequence ATGAGCTACTCTCAAACAGAAGGAGACAAAAGCATTTCAAGTGCTGACCTGGAATGCAAGATCTGTTATCAAAAGTACAATGGCCATAATCGAAAGCCTAAAATTTTGGACTGTTTACACAGAGTATGTGCAAAATGTCTAAACAAAATACTACTCATCAGTGATGGTTCCCACTGTATTAGTTGTCCCTTCTGTCGCCATGAGACAGAGGTCCATGAGGATGAAATTGCAACTCTCCCGGATGATACAAacatcatgtgcaaacttacagCAAGAGACAAAACAACATGGAATTCAGGTTGCAAAGAGGTAGTTTTAACACCAAAGAACTTGACTTCTTCCAGTTCAACCCTTGGTTCTTCTAACTGCTTAGTTATTACTATAAGGGAGGTACAAAGGAATTCCCCAAGGACTCCAAGCAGACATACCACCTCTGACTATTATGTGGATCGCAGTCTTGACACCATGTCTGTCACATCCCAAAGCAGGATTGATCAAGATGTGTTCTCTAAGATTTGTAATCGGGTGCCAAAAATACTTGTGTGGCTCTTAGGTTTCTTCTATTTCAGTTCATTGCCACTTGGAATTTATCTTCTGGTAATCCAAAAAGTGACTCTGGGAATTGTGTGTGTCAGTCTTGTACCTTCCAGTCTGACTGTTTGTTTAGTCTATGGTTTTTGTCAATGCCTCTGTCAGGGTATATGTGATTGCTCATCCAGAAGTTAA